The genomic region GCCAGGTCCGCCGCCACCGCCACGGCCAGTGCCCGCACGAGGATGTCCGGCCAGGCAGTCACCGCCAGCGCGCGGTAGAGCAGCGGGTAGAGCGCCACGATGCCCGCCGTCGCCGCCACCGACAGGGCGAACCCGTGGTGCACCGCAAGGTCCGAATCCACCAGCACCAACCCGACGACGGACAGGCACAGCGCGTGGATGGGCTCGGCCTGCCGGGAGGCAAGCACCGCCACCAGCCCCACCAGGCCGGATACTGAGGCGCGCAGCACGCTCGGCTCCGGCCCCACCAGCGCGGCGTAGACCAAAAGCGCAACCGCGGAGGCGGCGATCCTGCCGCGCAGCCCCGCGCCTATCGCAGCCGCCGCCACCGTGGCGAACGTGGCCACAATCGCGATATTTGCCCCAGACACCGCCGACAAATGGGATAGGCCCGTATCGATGTACGTCTGTTGTTCGGCGGCGGGTTGCAGGGAGACGTCGCCAAGCACCATGCCCGGGATGAGCCCGCGCGCACCTTCGCCCACCTGCGCCTCCACCGCCGCTGCGAAGGTGGAACGCACGTGGTGCGCGAACGCCGCCAAACCTTCAGGCGGGCCGAGGACTTCGACGTGTCCGTCGAGCACGAAAGGGTTCACACCCGGCACGCCGGACTCCTTGGACACCCCGCGGCCCACCACGTGCGCGCCGGCGACCGCCCCATCGGGCAGCTCGTCGGCGAACACCGGCGTCGTCGACGGCTTGCCCGGCACCCGCACACGCACCAGGTAAGCACCCGTGTCCGTCTGTTTCGGGGTGCCGCTGATCGTGCCCACAACCTCGGAGGCGGGGGCGCTTGCGCGGGTGCGCACCGCAGCTGTGAGGGTTGCCGCCGCGCCGAGGCCTGCGGTGAGCACAGCCTGGCCCGGCTCGCGCGCGGCCAGACAACATACGGCGAGGACCCCGGCGACGAGAAGCGCCGCCCAGACCCCGAAGAGGATGCAGCACGCCGCCGCGGCCCACACCGCCAGCGCCGCCGGCACCAGCCGCAGCTCCGACACCGCTTACAGCCCCACCATGTCGCGCATGGCCTCGAACTTCGCAGGCCCGATGCCGCGGACATCCGTGAGCTGTTCCACCGCGGTAAATGGCCCGTTGGCCTCCCGGTGGGCCACGATCGCCGCCGCGGTCGCCTCCCCCACCCCGGGAAGCGCAGTCAGCTCGGCGGCGGAGGCGGAGTTCAGCGACACGGTGCCGGACTCTGCAGGCGCCGCTCCTGCTGCACCGCCGGCCTGGGATGCGCCGCCGGCCGGGGGTGCGGCGCCGATGGCTTGGACGTGGATCTGCTGACCGTCCACAAGCAGTTGCGCCTGGTTGTGCGCCAACAAATCGGC from Corynebacterium fournieri harbors:
- a CDS encoding ComEC/Rec2 family competence protein, which codes for MSELRLVPAALAVWAAAACCILFGVWAALLVAGVLAVCCLAAREPGQAVLTAGLGAAATLTAAVRTRASAPASEVVGTISGTPKQTDTGAYLVRVRVPGKPSTTPVFADELPDGAVAGAHVVGRGVSKESGVPGVNPFVLDGHVEVLGPPEGLAAFAHHVRSTFAAAVEAQVGEGARGLIPGMVLGDVSLQPAAEQQTYIDTGLSHLSAVSGANIAIVATFATVAAAAIGAGLRGRIAASAVALLVYAALVGPEPSVLRASVSGLVGLVAVLASRQAEPIHALCLSVVGLVLVDSDLAVHHGFALSVAATAGIVALYPLLYRALAVTAWPDILVRALAVAVAADLATMPIVALMAGRVSLVSVGANVLVAPVVGPVTVLGLVAAVCSLLPGGLEVPVLWCVEPLAWWVHTVARIGAGLPGATVSATPLAALVAYGWVLAGFLAGRPRATVCAAAACVIVAAAMNQPAAPVDYTGLRAYVVDTAEEAVPVPQWAQLVVVLESGPPKKRPVATRDGIPVIFPNRKGT